The Clarias gariepinus isolate MV-2021 ecotype Netherlands chromosome 20, CGAR_prim_01v2, whole genome shotgun sequence genome includes the window ttcctgtacataacctacggaggttttgtgatgatttgcgcatctgtgtgtgtgtgtgtgtgtgtgtgtgtgtgtgtgtgtgtgtagatgccCTGAGGGATACTGTAGGTGTGCATTTAGTCGGGCCGTTTGATGTTGTGTGCGGTAAACACTCCCAGTCGTCGTCCAAACCCAACCTGCACCTGCACTGGAGACATTACTACGACCCTCCTGAGTTCCAGACCGTCCTGCAGGGGAACACGGACACTCACCTGCACCTGGGTTACTACAGGTATGCACACAcccgaggacacacacacacccgaggacacacacacacacccccgaggacacacacacacccccgaggacacacacacacacccccgaggacacacacacacacccccgaggacacacacacacacacccccgaggacacacacacacacacccccgaggacacacacacacacacccccgaggacacacacacacacacccccgaggacacacacacacacacccccgaggacacacacacacacccccgaggacacacacacacacccccgaggacacacacacacacccccgaggacacacacacacacacacacccccgaggacacacacactcacacacacacccccccgaggacacacacacacacacacacacaccccccgaggacacacacacacacaccccccccccgaggacacacacacacacacacacccccgaggacacacacacacacacccccccgaggacacacacacacacacacacccgaggacacacacacacacacacacccgaggacacacacacacacacacacccgaggacacacacacacacacacacccgaggacacacacacacacacacacccgaggacacacacacacacacacacccgaggacacacacacacacacacacccgaggacacacacacacacacacacccgaggacacacacacacacacacacccgaggACACAGCTGGGAACGATCTGATACTGTTAGGAGCTGTGACtgactgtgtgggtgtgtgtgtagagacaGTCCTGACGCCCTGCCGGTGTTTGTTGGAGAGAATGAGGCGAAGAAGGGCTGCACTATCACACAGATGGGAGAGAACCTGTTTGCTGCAGTGCTGTAAGTGAGGGTAACAGGGGTCAAAGGTTAATCTGGATACCGCACACTCACATTACACTACtgatacacactctctctctctctctctctctctctctctttctctctgttgtttttcaggctgttAATAGACAGGAAGAAGCGTAAGGAGGGGGGGAAGGGGGGTGGTGCTCTGAGGAAATTGGAGGTGGAGTTAAAGAAGAAGGCGGAGCAGCTGGGTTTGCCTCTGGAGAAGAAAACCAAAGCTATGAAGCAGAGAGACAagaaggtacacacacacacacaggggacaTGAGTGAATATGTTAATAGGAGCTGCAGGTCAGTGTAATGTAAACACTCTGTAAACACTCCGCTCAGTCCAGCATGGGGCACTTTTAcactcaacacacactcacttcaaCACTTTCAGAAAACCAGGTGTAGCTctaattgtgtgtgtctgtgtgtgttaggtggtcAGTAAGACGTTCCATGGTGCAGGTATCGTAGTGCCTGTTGATAAAAACGACGTAGGATATCGAGAACTTCCTGAGACTGACGGTACTCTCCTGAGATCACTCCCTACTCTCACTATTCACGACACTCCTTAATCCATACACGCCTGGTTCTACCCTCCTTATACTCCCTATTCCCTACATCCCTTATAAAGTgctgtgaaaaactatttatatCTGATTCTTAGTTTCTTTCATCTAACTTCTTTGCTAACAGTTCTCACTAACATTTGATTGGAGATGTTTCTGCCAAGTGTGACGCAACCAGTTATTAGGGTTAGttccaaatactttttcacataggtcCATTTAGTTtaggacagattttttttcccctttaatgaatgaaattgtcatttaaaattatcttaaagttatctttcttcttcttctcctttgtctttgggctgttccctttcagaggtcgccacagcgaatcatctgcctccatctaaccctatcctctgcatcctcttctctcacaccaactaacttcatgtcctctctcactgcatccataaatctcctctttggtcttcctctagacctcctgcctggcagttccaacctcagcatccttctaccgatatgttcaaattcaaattttatttgtcacatacacagtcatacacagtacgatatgcagtgaaatgcttatatataagcatatatatatatatatcacaatctctcctctgaacatgtccaaaccacctcaatctggcctctctgactttatctccaaaacatctaacatgggttgtccctcagatgaactcattcttgatcctatccatccttgtcactcccaaagagaacctcaacatctttagctctgctacctataactctgcctcctgtcttttcttcattgccactgtctctaagctgtagagcatcgctggtctcaccactgtcctgtacacctttcctttcattctccctgatactcttttatcgaaCATACCTGAcacctcttcaacgcccttctcacctcacttctactaatatttgctacttcctgttccacaacagtcactttttttactttttgttctttttcattttcctcatttatcaactccttaaagtactccttccatcttcccatcaccctcctggcatctgtcagtacatttccatctctatctttaatcactctaacctgctgcacatccttcccatctctatctctctgccttgccaacctgtacagatccacctctccctccttactgtctagcctagcatacaagtcctcatatgctctttgtttggcctttgccacctctaccttcaccttactctgcatctccctgtactcctgtctactctcttcagtcctctcagtgtcccacttcttcttagctagcctctttccctgtatacactcctggacttcctcattccaccaccaagtctccttgtccactttccccttacctgatgatacaccaagtaccctcctacctgtctccctgatcacataggctgtagttgtccagtcaactgaaagcacctcctgaccacccatagcctgtctcaactcctccctaaagacttcaccacattcttcctttctcagcttccaccactttgtcctctgttctgcctttgtcctctttgccttcctcaccaccagggttattttacacaccatcattctgtgttgtctggctacactctcccctaccaacactttgcagtcactgatctctttcgtcgacacaagatgtagtcgacctgagtgcttctgcctccactcttatgtgtcaccctatgttcctgcctcttctggaagaaagtatttaccactgccatttccatcctctttgcaaagtccaccaccatctgtccttctacattcctgtcctgaagaccaaacctgcccatcacattttcatcacctctgttcccttccccaacatgtctattgaagtctgcaccaatcaccactctttcacctctggggatgctctgcatcacttcatctaactcactccagaatttctccttctcttttaactcacatcctacctgtggggcataaccactaacaacattgaacattatcccttcaatttccagcttcagactcatcaccctatctgatactctcttcacctctagaacattccttacaaactcgtctttcagaataactcttACTTCAtatcttttcctatccacaccatggtaaaacaatttgaaccctgatcctaagcttctagccttgctacctttccacctggtctcctggacacacagtatatccatcttccttctctgcatcatatcaactaactctcttcccttccctgtcatggtcccaacatacGAAGTCCCTACtctcactcctaaactcttgcctttcctcttctctctctgctttcgaacacgccttcctcctctccttcttcgaccaacagtagcccaatttccaccagaaccctgtaggtcaacagcaccagtggcggtcgttgttaacccgggccacgaccgatccggtatgggaattatattcgtgatttgcatcattgatttggcaaatgttttacgtcggatacccttcctgacacaaccatctgcatttatccagacttgggactggcacaagaagacactggctACACTGGACATTCTCACTCCCTAATCCATGCTCCCTATTTCCTATAATCACTCCCTGATCATGATTCCTGTACTCACTCCCTAATCCATGCTCCCTATTCCCTATACTCACTCCCTAATCCATGATCCATATTTCCTATACTTACTCCCTAATCCATGATCCATATTCCCTACACTCACTCCATAATCCATGCTCCCTATTCCCTAAAACTCACTCCTTAATCCATTCCTCAGATTCCCTAAAACTCCCTAATCCATGCTCCCTATTCTCTATACTCACTCCCTAATCCATGCTTCTTATTCCCTAAAACTCACTCCCTAATCACTGCTCCCTATTCCCTAAAACTCCCTAACCCATGCTCCCTATTACCTAAAACTCCATAGCCCATGCTCCCTATTCTCACTCCCTAATCCATGCTCACTATTCCCTATACTCACTCCCTAATCCATGTTCCATATTCTCTATACTTACTTCCTAATCCATGATCCCTATTCCCTACTCACTCCCTAATCCATGCTCCCTATTGCCTATACTCACTCCCTAATCCATGCTCCCTATTCTCTATACTCACTCCCTAATCCATGCTCCCTATTTTCTATACTCACACCCTAATCCATGCTCCCTATTTTCTATACTCACTTCCTAATCCATGCTCCCTATTCCCTATACTCACTTCCTAATCCATGCTCCCTATTCCCTATACTCACTCCCTAATCCATGCTCCCTATTCCCTATACTCACTCCCTAATCCATGCTCTATATTCCTATACTCACTCCCTAATCCATGCTCTATATTCCTATACTCACTCCATAATCCATGCTCCCTATTCCCTATACTCACTCCCTAATCCATGCTCCCTATTCCCTATACTCACTCCCTAATCCATGCTCCCTATTTCCTATACTCACTCCCTAATCTATGTTCCATATTCCCTATACTCACTCCCTAATCCATGCTCCCTATTCCCTATACTCACTCCCTAATCCATGCTCCCTATTCCCTATACTCACTCCCTAATCCATGCTCCCTATTCCCTATACTCACTCCCTAATCCATGCTCCCTATTTCCTATACTCACTCCCTAATCCATGCTCCCTATTTCCTATACTCACTCCCTAATCCATGCTCCCTATTTCCTATACTCACTCCCTAATCCATGCTCCCTATTCCCTATACTCACTCCCTAATCCATGTTCCATATTCCCTATACTCACTCCATAATCCATGCTCCCTATTCCCTATACTCACTCCCTAATCCATGCTCCCTATTCCCTATACTCACTCCTTAATCCATGCTCCCTATTCCCTATACTCACTCCCTAATCCATGCTCCCTATTTCCTATACTTACTCCCTAATCCATGCTCCTTATTCTCTATACTCACTCTCTAATCCATGCTCCTTATTCTCTATACTCACTCTCTAGTCCATGCTCCCTATTCTCTTTACTCATTCCCTAATCCATGCTCCCTATTCCCTATACTCACTCCCTAATCCATGCTCCCTATTCCCTATACTCACTCCCTAATCCATGCTCCCTATTTCCTATACTCACTCCCTAATCTATGTTCCATATTCCATCATATTCCATCACTCCCTAATCCATGCTCCCTATTTCCTATACTCACTCCCTAATCCATGCTCCCTATTCCCTATACTCACTCCCTAATCCATGCTCCCTATTTCCTATACTCCCTCCCTAATCCATGCTCCCTATTCCCTATACTCACTCCCTAATCCATGCTCCCTATTCCCTATACTCACTCCCTAATCCATGCTCTCTATTTCCTATACTTACTCCCTAATCCATGCTCCTTATTCTCTATACTCACTCCCTAATCCATGCTCCCTATTCCCTATACTCACTCCCTAATCCATGCTCCCTATTCTCTATACTCACTCCCTAATCCATGCTCCCTATTTCCTATACTCACTCCCTAATCCATGCTCCCTATTTCCTATACTCACTCCCTAATCCATGCTCCCTATTCCCTATACTCACTCCCTAATCCATGCTCCCTATTCCCTATACTCACTCCCTAATCCATGCTCCCTATTCCCTATACTCACTCCCTAATCCATGCCAGAGTTCTATTCAAATTCTGGAGAATCTTcagttaaacacatttttagaaataatttaGGTTTCCAATATCACACAGCCCTGAACTCATTGTTCCTTACTCTCAGGATCTGTTATTTACTGtacctcgtgtgtgtgtgtgtgtgtgtgtagctgaacTAAAGAGGGTGTGTAAGGCGATAGCGGAGGCTGAGAGTGATGAGGTGAGGATGAAAGCCTTCGCTCCTCTACAGGAGATAATGACTCTGGTGCAGTTTGCTAACGATGAGGGAGATTATGGCATGGCTCTGGAACTCGGCCTCGACCTCTTCTGTTACGGATCACAcgtgagaaacacacacacacacagtgcatatacactcacacacagactcatcatacacacacacacacacacagactcatcatacacacacacgcacacacagactcatcatacacacagactcatcatacacacacacactcatacacaaacagctctgtctctctgttttatttgtttctcaGTTTTCTGTTGATTTTGAACATtcaatgtgagtgtgtgtgtgtgtgtgtgcagtatctCTCGAAGACGATTGGTAATCTCCTGCCCTTGGCGTACTCGCTGCTCCAGAGGAACCTTTTTGCTGAAATCATTACGGCTCACCTCGCTAACCGTTCCCATGACGACCTGGATAAACTGGCAGCTGTATAAGTGGGCGGAGTCACGTCTATGTTTTGTTCAGATTATTTTAGGGCGGGGCAGCATTACAGCAAATACACACCAGTTCAGAAGTGTTACATGTTATGTGTTATTTGCTtgtttggatgtgtgtgtgtgtttaagagagagatgtttatgatgtttttcttaggtgtttattaataaagttCATTTCAGTTTGACTTttgcattgtttatttttatttttgtgtgtgtgtggggggggggaagatgtatcacacatacacaccactgAAAGA containing:
- the LOC128508291 gene encoding histone PARylation factor 1 isoform X1: MAARGKRKAKAAAQASEQGKRPRFQEAGSDQGAGPSAPAQVREEVERLYGLRMPLDFYHFWDFCSSLRPDDPQDALRDTVGVHLVGPFDVVCGKHSQSSSKPNLHLHWRHYYDPPEFQTVLQGNTDTHLHLGYYRDSPDALPVFVGENEAKKGCTITQMGENLFAAVLLLIDRKKRKEGGKGGGALRKLEVELKKKAEQLGLPLEKKTKAMKQRDKKVVSKTFHGAGIVVPVDKNDVGYRELPETDAELKRVCKAIAEAESDEVRMKAFAPLQEIMTLVQFANDEGDYGMALELGLDLFCYGSHYLSKTIGNLLPLAYSLLQRNLFAEIITAHLANRSHDDLDKLAAV
- the LOC128508291 gene encoding histone PARylation factor 1 isoform X3; the protein is MAARGKRKAKAAAQVNKERALRHRRDSAFQEAGSDQGAGPSAPAQVREEVERLYGLRMPLDFYHFWDFCSSLRPDDPQDALRDTVGVHLVGPFDVVCGKHSQSSSKPNLHLHWRHYYDPPEFQTVLQGNTDTHLHLGYYRDSPDALPVFVGENEAKKGCTITQMGENLFAAVLLLIDRKKRKEGGKGGGALRKLEVELKKKAEQLGLPLEKKTKAMKQRDKKVVSKTFHGAGIVVPVDKNDVGYRELPETDAELKRVCKAIAEAESDEVRMKAFAPLQEIMTLVQFANDEGDYGMALELGLDLFCYGSHYLSKTIGNLLPLAYSLLQRNLFAEIITAHLANRSHDDLDKLAAV
- the LOC128508291 gene encoding histone PARylation factor 1 isoform X2 is translated as MPLDFYHFWDFCSSLRPDDPQDALRDTVGVHLVGPFDVVCGKHSQSSSKPNLHLHWRHYYDPPEFQTVLQGNTDTHLHLGYYRDSPDALPVFVGENEAKKGCTITQMGENLFAAVLLLIDRKKRKEGGKGGGALRKLEVELKKKAEQLGLPLEKKTKAMKQRDKKVVSKTFHGAGIVVPVDKNDVGYRELPETDAELKRVCKAIAEAESDEVRMKAFAPLQEIMTLVQFANDEGDYGMALELGLDLFCYGSHYLSKTIGNLLPLAYSLLQRNLFAEIITAHLANRSHDDLDKLAAV